In Caldisericota bacterium, the sequence CAATAGTGAACTCTTCCGATTGTTCCGGCGAAGAGAGTGCTAAATCACCAGACACATCAGATATCGGAAGAAATTCTTCTTCAGCAGTGAAACTTATAGGGAATAAGAATGCATCAAGACAGCGGCTACATATGAGTTTTACCTCAGCAGTTAATTTACACTGGACTAAAACTCCCTGACTGATATGAATCAACTTTGCCTTTCCTTCAACAAAACCTTCAACTTCTTCATTAATCATCCCACTTATATCATAGCTTTGGCTAGAGCCAACAGGCTCTTTCAGTAACTGAGCTACATTTATCAAAGCCCTCAGAGGTTCTTTTTCCATCGGTCATGGCCTAGAAATTTAGATAAGTCACAAAGTATAATAAACTATATCATAAGAGGTTCAAGTATTGGAAATAGAAAACGATTATTTTGTCACCTGAGCGAAGAATCCAACTTCGCTCGCAATGACAAAAAGCGAAAGGGGCAAAATGACAGAAGGGAGTGCGAAACAACCTTGGAGATAGAAAACCTGAAGCTAAAGATAAAGGATAGCGTCGAATTACAAAGGCAGCAGCTTATCCAGTTGAGCCTGAATATCCATGATAACCCTGAGTTGGGCTTCGAGGAGAAAAAGGCGTCGGCTTGGCTTACTGGCTATCTTGAAGATAGTGGATTTCATGTAGAACAAGGCATTGCTGGCTTGGCTACAGCCTTTCGAGCCACATATGGCCAGGGGAACCCGAGAATTGCCTTGCTTGC encodes:
- a CDS encoding DUF177 domain-containing protein yields the protein MEKEPLRALINVAQLLKEPVGSSQSYDISGMINEEVEGFVEGKAKLIHISQGVLVQCKLTAEVKLICSRCLDAFLFPISFTAEEEFLPISDVSGDLALSSPEQSEEFTIDNKNILDLSELIRQYTLLNLPMKPLCRPDCPGIN